A single window of Nicotiana sylvestris chromosome 5, ASM39365v2, whole genome shotgun sequence DNA harbors:
- the LOC104232417 gene encoding large ribosomal subunit protein eL38-like has translation MPKQIHEIKDFLLTARRKDARSVKIKKNKDMVKFKVRCSKYLYTLCVSDFEKADKLKQSLPPGLSVQDL, from the exons ATG CCGAAGCAAATCCACGAAATCAAGGATTTCCTTCTCACAGCAAGAAGGAAGGATGCACGATCTGTCAAGATCAAGAAGAATAAGGATATGGTCAAATTCAAGGTTCGCTGCTCCAAGTACCTCTACACTCTCTGTGTGTCCGACTTTGAGAAGGCCGACAAGTTGAAGCAGTCACTTCCTCCAG GTTTGAGCGTGCAAGATCTTTGA